In Amycolatopsis coloradensis, one genomic interval encodes:
- a CDS encoding alpha/beta hydrolase, producing the protein MIKSKLSLPAKSLLAWLRLTGRKRTYADLDRFRRSIESSQAKGDRGPIRSIRRRFDVSRSEVDGRPCYTIKPRGRGDGRKVLYFHGGAYVHQIQHDHWRFFGRLIDRTGCSVTVPIYPLAPEHQCPETTAFVRRAYDEFSTGVDPEEQIVMGDSAGAGVALALTKALRDEGRPVPKETVLLSPWLDLTMSHPAQPALDERDPYLALTGLTEAARLYSGQLPRTDPRLSPVFGDLSGLGSLTVYIGTKDVLLSDARRLHTLCTEQGVPLSYHEYEGMIHAWMLASIPEARLALEGIAHLVDRALVKSV; encoded by the coding sequence GTGATCAAGTCTAAGCTGAGTCTTCCGGCGAAGTCGCTGCTCGCGTGGCTGCGCCTCACTGGCCGGAAGCGCACCTACGCCGACCTCGACCGCTTCCGGCGGAGCATCGAAAGCAGCCAGGCGAAGGGAGATCGGGGGCCGATCCGCTCGATCAGGCGCCGGTTCGACGTCAGCCGGTCCGAAGTGGACGGACGACCCTGCTACACCATCAAGCCGCGCGGCCGCGGGGACGGCAGGAAGGTGCTGTACTTCCACGGTGGTGCCTATGTGCACCAGATCCAGCACGATCACTGGCGGTTCTTCGGACGGCTGATCGACCGCACCGGCTGCTCGGTCACCGTGCCGATCTACCCGCTGGCCCCGGAGCACCAGTGCCCCGAGACCACCGCGTTCGTCCGTCGCGCGTACGACGAGTTCTCCACGGGAGTCGACCCGGAGGAGCAGATCGTGATGGGGGACTCCGCCGGTGCGGGGGTCGCGCTCGCTCTCACCAAGGCGCTGCGGGACGAAGGCAGGCCGGTGCCCAAGGAGACGGTCCTGTTGTCGCCGTGGCTGGACCTGACGATGAGCCATCCGGCGCAACCCGCGCTGGACGAGCGCGACCCGTATCTCGCGCTCACCGGCCTCACCGAGGCCGCCAGGCTCTACAGTGGCCAGTTGCCGCGTACCGATCCCCGGCTCAGCCCGGTGTTCGGCGACCTTTCGGGGCTCGGGTCGCTGACCGTCTACATCGGAACCAAGGACGTCCTTCTTTCCGACGCCCGGCGCCTCCACACGTTGTGCACCGAGCAAGGTGTACCGCTGAGCTACCACGAGTACGAGGGCATGATCCACGCGTGGATGCTGGCCTCGATCCCGGAAGCGAGGCTGGCTCTGGAGGGGATCGCGCATCTCGTGGACCGGGCTCTGGTGAAATCGGTGTAG
- a CDS encoding DUF6098 family protein: MQQLESLGELAALVRRRQGLYVRWAPTPEHRPGTSRDELTGAELPGLSVNPLDPEPWWRDQPLELWLARRLYDYCHLRHERRRETKPWVLAGRIVGSGPDNEPLLTDPEPAGRISTAVLGEARDLLRDRARHDADWGPLRRPPELGRT, from the coding sequence ATGCAGCAGTTGGAGTCACTGGGGGAACTCGCCGCGCTGGTCCGGCGGCGGCAAGGCCTGTACGTCCGGTGGGCGCCGACTCCCGAACATCGTCCCGGCACGAGCCGGGACGAACTCACCGGCGCGGAACTGCCGGGACTCTCGGTGAACCCCCTCGATCCCGAACCATGGTGGCGCGATCAGCCGCTCGAACTCTGGCTGGCCAGGCGGCTTTACGACTACTGCCACCTCCGGCACGAACGCCGTCGCGAGACCAAGCCCTGGGTACTGGCGGGCCGGATCGTGGGCTCCGGTCCGGACAACGAGCCGCTGCTGACCGATCCCGAACCGGCCGGCCGGATCTCCACCGCCGTCCTCGGCGAAGCTCGCGATCTGTTGCGGGACAGGGCCCGGCACGATGCGGACTGGGGCCCCTTGCGCCGCCCGCCGGAACTGGGCCGGACCTGA
- a CDS encoding CocE/NonD family hydrolase: MRTVASLPYEITEEDHVWIPVSDGVRLSARIWRPVASDGEPVPAILEYIPYRHRDLTSVRDSVHHPYLAGHGYACVRVDIRGSGESEGVLTDEYLEREQLDAEDVLEWIAAQPWCSGRTGMMGISWGGFAALQVAARKPPSLTAIAISSFTDDRYSDDMHYMGGCLLSDNVAEASTMFAYATLPPDPALAGERWRELWHERLENCSLWAGEWLSHQRRDDYWRHASVCENYSDVRVPVLASSGWADGYSNAVSRLLANLDVPRRGLIGPWSHKYPHLGRPGPAIGYLQELVRWWDHWLKDVENGVMDGPMLQTWMQDSVPPSTSYEDRPGRWVGEPTWPSPHVRPSEHRLARHRIARPGEEVPVENLSVESPLSVGQFAGKWASYSAPPDLPYDQREEDGGSLVFDTDELTEPCEVLGSPVVDLEVSADKPVAQVAVRLSDVAPDGRATRVTYGLLNLTHRDGHDEPKPLEPGKRYRVRVELNAVAQAFPAGHRIRLSISSSYWPLAWPPPEPAMVTVHTGQSALTLPVRPMAEADEVPARPFGEPEGTEPLPATQIEPGEQRWTVSRDLIDYRSALDIVKNEGKVRFDDIDLDVTRNVFERYSWVADDFCSPVAETAWSMTFARGDWEARSETRTRVSCTPTEFVIDAQLDAYEGERRTFSRNWYRTVPRDQV; this comes from the coding sequence ATGCGGACGGTGGCTTCGCTGCCGTACGAGATCACCGAGGAGGACCACGTCTGGATCCCGGTCTCCGACGGCGTCCGGCTGTCGGCCCGGATCTGGCGGCCGGTCGCTTCGGACGGTGAGCCGGTCCCAGCGATCCTGGAGTACATCCCGTACCGCCACCGCGACCTGACCTCGGTGCGGGACTCGGTGCACCACCCGTACCTCGCGGGGCATGGCTACGCCTGCGTCCGCGTCGACATCCGCGGCTCGGGGGAGTCGGAGGGCGTTCTCACCGACGAGTACCTCGAACGGGAGCAACTCGACGCGGAGGACGTCCTGGAGTGGATCGCCGCGCAGCCGTGGTGCTCCGGCCGGACCGGCATGATGGGGATCTCGTGGGGCGGGTTCGCCGCGCTGCAGGTGGCGGCGCGCAAGCCGCCGAGCCTGACCGCGATCGCGATCTCGTCGTTCACCGACGATCGCTACTCCGACGACATGCACTACATGGGCGGTTGCCTGCTCTCGGACAACGTCGCCGAAGCGTCCACGATGTTCGCCTACGCCACGTTGCCGCCCGACCCCGCGTTGGCGGGTGAGCGGTGGCGCGAGCTGTGGCACGAACGGCTGGAGAATTGCAGTCTCTGGGCCGGTGAATGGCTGAGTCATCAGCGCCGGGACGACTACTGGCGGCACGCGTCGGTCTGCGAGAACTACAGCGACGTACGGGTGCCGGTCCTCGCCTCCAGCGGCTGGGCGGACGGGTACTCGAACGCGGTCTCGCGGCTGCTGGCCAATCTCGACGTGCCGCGGCGCGGGCTGATCGGTCCGTGGTCCCACAAGTACCCGCATCTCGGACGGCCCGGCCCCGCCATCGGGTATCTGCAGGAACTGGTCCGCTGGTGGGACCACTGGCTGAAGGACGTCGAGAACGGCGTCATGGACGGGCCGATGCTCCAGACCTGGATGCAGGACAGCGTGCCGCCGTCGACTTCGTACGAGGACCGTCCCGGCCGCTGGGTGGGCGAGCCGACCTGGCCTTCGCCGCATGTGCGCCCGTCCGAGCACCGGCTCGCCCGGCACCGGATCGCCCGTCCTGGCGAGGAGGTCCCGGTGGAGAACCTGTCGGTGGAGTCGCCGCTTTCGGTCGGCCAGTTCGCCGGGAAGTGGGCTTCCTACAGCGCTCCACCCGACCTTCCGTACGACCAGCGGGAGGAGGACGGCGGCTCGCTCGTCTTCGACACCGACGAACTCACCGAGCCGTGTGAAGTCCTCGGCTCACCGGTGGTGGACCTGGAGGTCTCCGCGGACAAACCGGTGGCACAGGTCGCCGTCCGGCTGTCCGACGTCGCCCCGGACGGCAGGGCCACGCGCGTGACCTACGGGCTGCTGAACCTGACCCACCGGGACGGGCACGACGAGCCGAAGCCGCTCGAACCGGGCAAGCGGTACCGGGTGCGCGTCGAGCTCAACGCCGTCGCACAGGCGTTCCCCGCCGGGCACCGCATCCGGCTGTCGATCTCGTCGTCGTACTGGCCGCTGGCGTGGCCGCCGCCGGAACCGGCGATGGTGACCGTCCACACGGGACAGAGCGCGCTCACGCTGCCGGTGCGGCCGATGGCGGAGGCGGACGAGGTCCCGGCACGGCCGTTCGGCGAACCTGAAGGGACCGAACCGTTGCCCGCGACCCAAATCGAGCCCGGTGAACAGCGCTGGACCGTCTCCCGGGACCTGATCGACTACCGGTCCGCGCTCGACATCGTCAAGAACGAGGGCAAGGTCCGGTTCGACGACATCGATCTCGACGTCACCAGGAACGTCTTCGAACGCTACTCGTGGGTGGCCGACGACTTCTGTTCCCCGGTGGCGGAGACGGCCTGGTCGATGACCTTCGCCCGCGGTGACTGGGAAGCGAGGTCCGAGACCCGCACCCGGGTGTCCTGCACTCCCACCGAGTTCGTGATCGACGCACAGCTCGACGCCTACGAAGGGGAGCGAAGGACGTTCTCCCGCAACTGGTATCGGACGGTTCCCCGTGATCAAGTCTAA
- a CDS encoding glutamate--cysteine ligase yields MNKDVLTFGIEEEFFVVDRAGHLSPAGGAVVDAADEEQGELQQELTRSQAESATGICTTHDEAERQLSTMRAELAEAAARRSCRLLPSGSAPLAETALPAITPNPRYERMSEHFGATARTSHTCGCHVHIAVPDRETGIRVINRVRPFLPALLTLTANSAICDGYDTGYASWRYQQWNRWPSAGSPPLFTSLDHYESVVDAWLRAGAILDRAMVYWDVRLSEKQPTVEFRLGDVAATAGEAVLFGVLIRGLVGTILATEEHPPNLSNEVLRAQIWRASREGLSGRCPHFRTGDLAPASDVLDEVVTFAAGALEETGDLDFVRDGCARLTAEGSGADRQRARFEKRQRAEDVVDLLAVRPELA; encoded by the coding sequence GTGAACAAGGACGTACTCACCTTCGGAATCGAGGAAGAATTCTTCGTGGTGGACCGGGCCGGTCACCTTTCCCCGGCAGGCGGCGCCGTCGTCGACGCCGCGGACGAAGAACAGGGCGAACTCCAGCAGGAGCTCACCCGCTCCCAGGCCGAATCGGCCACCGGCATCTGCACGACCCATGACGAGGCGGAGCGACAGCTGTCGACGATGCGGGCGGAACTGGCCGAGGCCGCCGCCCGGCGGAGCTGCCGCCTGCTGCCCAGCGGCAGCGCACCGCTCGCGGAGACGGCCTTGCCCGCCATCACCCCGAATCCGCGTTACGAACGGATGTCCGAACATTTCGGGGCGACCGCCCGGACGTCACACACCTGCGGCTGTCACGTCCACATCGCCGTCCCCGACCGGGAAACCGGGATCCGGGTGATCAACCGGGTCCGGCCCTTCCTGCCCGCGCTGCTGACCTTGACCGCCAATTCCGCGATCTGCGACGGGTACGACACCGGGTACGCCAGCTGGCGGTATCAGCAGTGGAACCGCTGGCCCTCGGCAGGCTCGCCGCCGCTGTTCACCTCGCTGGACCACTACGAAAGCGTCGTCGACGCCTGGCTCCGGGCGGGCGCCATCCTCGATCGCGCGATGGTCTATTGGGACGTGCGGCTTTCCGAGAAGCAGCCGACCGTGGAGTTCCGGCTCGGCGACGTCGCGGCCACGGCCGGCGAAGCGGTCCTGTTCGGGGTGCTGATCCGCGGGCTGGTCGGCACGATCCTCGCGACGGAGGAGCACCCGCCGAATCTGTCCAACGAGGTCCTTCGGGCGCAGATCTGGCGCGCGTCCCGGGAAGGACTCTCCGGCCGCTGCCCGCATTTCCGGACCGGCGACCTCGCCCCGGCGAGCGACGTGCTCGACGAGGTCGTCACCTTCGCGGCCGGTGCCCTCGAAGAGACGGGTGACCTCGATTTCGTCCGCGACGGCTGCGCCCGGCTCACCGCCGAAGGCAGCGGGGCGGACCGGCAACGGGCCCGGTTCGAGAAGCGGCAACGCGCGGAGGACGTCGTGGACCTGCTGGCGGTCCGCCCCGAACTCGCGTGA